One Euphorbia lathyris chromosome 1, ddEupLath1.1, whole genome shotgun sequence DNA segment encodes these proteins:
- the LOC136210911 gene encoding subtilisin-like protease SBT3.6 isoform X2, with protein MIKATPVYALLVNFLLLFYGQSSSEAASNVHIVYLGERQHHDPELITDSHHEMLANIVGSKELASELMVYSYRHGFSGFAAKLTEAQAKNLAELPGVVRVIPNTLHKLQTTRSWDFLGLPARSPANALQKSSMGDGVIVGVLDTGIWPESKAFGDEGLGPIPSRWKGVCKSGGSFNAKDNCNKKVIGAYWYVDGFEAEYGEKLNTSGGLEFLSARDANGHGTHTASTAAGAVVANVSYKGLGHGTIRGGAPLARLAIYKVCWNVLGGQCSSADILKAFDQAIHDGVDVLSISIGASIPLFSEIDERDGIATGSFHAVARGITVVCGASNGGPSAQTVQNTAPWILTVAASTMDRAFPTPITLGNNITFLGEATFAGKEIGFTGLVYPQAPGLDPNAAGVCESLSLNDTLVNGKVVLCFTSMARRAAVTTAAQAVRAAGGVGLIVAKNPNDALYPCRGDFPCIEVDYEIGTRILFYIRSTTSPAVKLSPSKTIVGKPVLPKVAYFSSRGPNSLAPAILKPDITAPGVNILAATSPLGSFNDGGYVMHSGTSMSTPHIAGIVALIKASHPDWSPAAIKSVLVTTAWQNYPAVRGHPIFAEGSPIKLADPFDYGGGIVNPNGAINPGLIYDMGTSDYVQYLCAMGYNGNSISTLAGNSTVCPSKEASILDLNLPSITIPHLRNSVTVSRRVKNVGNSTSIYRATIVAPFGIDVSVNPNVLTFNGETKEIGFSVRFRANDMVNTGFYFGSLSWSDGLHIVKIPLSVRTELLQLFINQS; from the exons ATGATCAAGGCAACACCAGTTTATGCTTTGTTGGTGAATTTTCTACTTCTTTTCTATGGCCAAAGCTCGTCGGAGGCTGCGAGTAAT GTTCATATTGTTTATCTGGGAGAGAGGCAGCACCATGATCCCGAGCTGATTACGGATTCACATCATGAAATGCTTGCCAATATTGTGGGAAG CAAGGAGTTAGCCTCAGAATTGATGGTGTACAGCTACAGACACGGCTTCTCCGGTTTTGCAGCTAAGCTGACCGAGGCCCAGGCTAAAAATCTTGCTG AATTACCGGGTGTTGTTAGAGTTATACCGAATACACTTCACAAGCTACAAACAACAAGGAGTTGGGACTTCTTAGGCCTCCCTGCTAGGTCTCCTGCTAATGCTCTTCAAAAGAGCAGCATGGGTGATGGAGTTATCGTCGGAGTTTTGGACACAGGAATATGGCCGGAGTCTAAAGCATTCGGTGATGAAGGACTTGGACCGATACCATCAAGGTGGAAAGGTGTTTGTAAATCTGGAGGGAGTTTTAATGCTAAAGATAACTGCAACAAGAAAGTAATTGGTGCCTATTGGTACGTCGATGGGTTCGAAGCTGAGTATGGAGAGAAGTTAAATACATCCGGAGGGCTCGAGTTTTTATCTGCAAGAGATGCGAATGGACATGGAACACACACTGCTAGCACTGCAGCTGGTGCGGTTGTTGCCAATGTTAGTTACAAAGGTCTTGGTCATGGGACTATAAGAGGCGGAGCACCCCTAGCTCGATTGGCGATATACAAGGTTTGTTGGAATGTGCTTGGAGGACAATGCTCATCTGCTGACATATTGAAGGCTTTTGATCAAGCCATACACGATGGGGTTGATGTGTTGTCGATTTCGATTGGGGCttcaattcctttattttcGGAGATTGATGAACGAGATGGCATAGCTACTGGTTCCTTTCATGCTGTAGCTAGAGGCATCACAGTAGTTTGTGGAGCTTCAAATGGTGGTCCTTCAGCTCAGACTGTGCAGAACACCGCACCTTGGATCTTGACCGTTGCTGCTAGTACCATGGATCGAGCATTTCCCACACCGATAACACTTGGGAACAATATTACTTTCCTG GGCGAAGCTACATTTGCTGGAAAGGAAATTGGTTTTACAGGTTTGGTTTACCCCCAGGCGCCCGGGTTGGACCCTAATGCTGCAGG TGTTTGCGAATCTCTATCGCTTAATGACACATTAGTGAACGGAAAAGTAGTGCTCTGCTTCACCTCGATGGCTCGTAGGGCTGCAGTAACAACTGCTGCACAAGCTGTAAgagcagcaggaggagttggGTTGATTGTTGCCAAAAATCCCAATGATGCACTCTATCCTTGCAGAGGCGACTTTCCGTGCATTGAAGTAGACTACGAGATTGGGACACGGATACTCTTCTACATCCGCTCGACAAC GTCTCCTGCTGTCAAATTGAGCCCTTCCAAAACAATAGTAGGCAAGCCAGTTTTACCAAAGGTAGCATATTTCTCGTCGAGAGGGCCTAATTCACTTGCTCCCGCCATTCTCAAGCCAGACATTACTGCACCCGGGGTCAACATACTAGCTGCTACTTCACCTCTCGGTTCATTCAACGATGGCGGATACGTAATGCATTCAGGCACATCAATGTCAACTCCTCACATAGCAGGCATCGTAGCACTCATCAAAGCGTCACACCCCGATTGGTCGCCAGCAGCCATTAAGTCCGTGCTTGTCACAactg CATGGCAGAACTATCCTGCGGTGAGGGGTCATCCGATATTCGCAGAAGGATCTCCTATAAAGCTAGCTGATCCATTCGATTACGGAGGAGGCATTGTGAACCCGAATGGAGCAATCAATCCGGGTCTCATCTACGACATGGGTACATCAGATTACGTGCAGTACCTATGTGCTATGGGTTACAATGGAAATAGCATTTCAACATTAGCAGGAAACAGCACAGTTTGCCCTAGCAAAGAGGCATCAATTTTGGACTTAAATCTACCTTCCATAACCATTCCTCATCTGAGAAATTCAGTTACAGTGAGCAGAAGAGTGAAAAATGTTGGAAACTCAACCTCCATTTACAGAGCAACAATTGTGGCTCCATTTGGGATTGATGTATCAGTAAATCCAAATGTTTTGACATTCAATGGTGAAACTAAGGAAATTGGATTCAGTGTGAGATTTAGAGCTAATGATATGGTGAATACTGGGTTTTATTTTGGTAGTCTTTCATGGAGTGATGGGTTACACATTGTGAAGATTCCATTGTCTGTTAGAACTGAGTTGTTACAGCTTTTCATTAATCAAAGTTAG
- the LOC136210911 gene encoding subtilisin-like protease SBT3.5 isoform X1 → MIFGVFLYRKKEMIKATPVYALLVNFLLLFYGQSSSEAASNVHIVYLGERQHHDPELITDSHHEMLANIVGSKELASELMVYSYRHGFSGFAAKLTEAQAKNLAELPGVVRVIPNTLHKLQTTRSWDFLGLPARSPANALQKSSMGDGVIVGVLDTGIWPESKAFGDEGLGPIPSRWKGVCKSGGSFNAKDNCNKKVIGAYWYVDGFEAEYGEKLNTSGGLEFLSARDANGHGTHTASTAAGAVVANVSYKGLGHGTIRGGAPLARLAIYKVCWNVLGGQCSSADILKAFDQAIHDGVDVLSISIGASIPLFSEIDERDGIATGSFHAVARGITVVCGASNGGPSAQTVQNTAPWILTVAASTMDRAFPTPITLGNNITFLGEATFAGKEIGFTGLVYPQAPGLDPNAAGVCESLSLNDTLVNGKVVLCFTSMARRAAVTTAAQAVRAAGGVGLIVAKNPNDALYPCRGDFPCIEVDYEIGTRILFYIRSTTSPAVKLSPSKTIVGKPVLPKVAYFSSRGPNSLAPAILKPDITAPGVNILAATSPLGSFNDGGYVMHSGTSMSTPHIAGIVALIKASHPDWSPAAIKSVLVTTAWQNYPAVRGHPIFAEGSPIKLADPFDYGGGIVNPNGAINPGLIYDMGTSDYVQYLCAMGYNGNSISTLAGNSTVCPSKEASILDLNLPSITIPHLRNSVTVSRRVKNVGNSTSIYRATIVAPFGIDVSVNPNVLTFNGETKEIGFSVRFRANDMVNTGFYFGSLSWSDGLHIVKIPLSVRTELLQLFINQS, encoded by the exons ATGATCTTTGGTGTCTTTCTTTATAGGAAGAAGGAAATGATCAAGGCAACACCAGTTTATGCTTTGTTGGTGAATTTTCTACTTCTTTTCTATGGCCAAAGCTCGTCGGAGGCTGCGAGTAAT GTTCATATTGTTTATCTGGGAGAGAGGCAGCACCATGATCCCGAGCTGATTACGGATTCACATCATGAAATGCTTGCCAATATTGTGGGAAG CAAGGAGTTAGCCTCAGAATTGATGGTGTACAGCTACAGACACGGCTTCTCCGGTTTTGCAGCTAAGCTGACCGAGGCCCAGGCTAAAAATCTTGCTG AATTACCGGGTGTTGTTAGAGTTATACCGAATACACTTCACAAGCTACAAACAACAAGGAGTTGGGACTTCTTAGGCCTCCCTGCTAGGTCTCCTGCTAATGCTCTTCAAAAGAGCAGCATGGGTGATGGAGTTATCGTCGGAGTTTTGGACACAGGAATATGGCCGGAGTCTAAAGCATTCGGTGATGAAGGACTTGGACCGATACCATCAAGGTGGAAAGGTGTTTGTAAATCTGGAGGGAGTTTTAATGCTAAAGATAACTGCAACAAGAAAGTAATTGGTGCCTATTGGTACGTCGATGGGTTCGAAGCTGAGTATGGAGAGAAGTTAAATACATCCGGAGGGCTCGAGTTTTTATCTGCAAGAGATGCGAATGGACATGGAACACACACTGCTAGCACTGCAGCTGGTGCGGTTGTTGCCAATGTTAGTTACAAAGGTCTTGGTCATGGGACTATAAGAGGCGGAGCACCCCTAGCTCGATTGGCGATATACAAGGTTTGTTGGAATGTGCTTGGAGGACAATGCTCATCTGCTGACATATTGAAGGCTTTTGATCAAGCCATACACGATGGGGTTGATGTGTTGTCGATTTCGATTGGGGCttcaattcctttattttcGGAGATTGATGAACGAGATGGCATAGCTACTGGTTCCTTTCATGCTGTAGCTAGAGGCATCACAGTAGTTTGTGGAGCTTCAAATGGTGGTCCTTCAGCTCAGACTGTGCAGAACACCGCACCTTGGATCTTGACCGTTGCTGCTAGTACCATGGATCGAGCATTTCCCACACCGATAACACTTGGGAACAATATTACTTTCCTG GGCGAAGCTACATTTGCTGGAAAGGAAATTGGTTTTACAGGTTTGGTTTACCCCCAGGCGCCCGGGTTGGACCCTAATGCTGCAGG TGTTTGCGAATCTCTATCGCTTAATGACACATTAGTGAACGGAAAAGTAGTGCTCTGCTTCACCTCGATGGCTCGTAGGGCTGCAGTAACAACTGCTGCACAAGCTGTAAgagcagcaggaggagttggGTTGATTGTTGCCAAAAATCCCAATGATGCACTCTATCCTTGCAGAGGCGACTTTCCGTGCATTGAAGTAGACTACGAGATTGGGACACGGATACTCTTCTACATCCGCTCGACAAC GTCTCCTGCTGTCAAATTGAGCCCTTCCAAAACAATAGTAGGCAAGCCAGTTTTACCAAAGGTAGCATATTTCTCGTCGAGAGGGCCTAATTCACTTGCTCCCGCCATTCTCAAGCCAGACATTACTGCACCCGGGGTCAACATACTAGCTGCTACTTCACCTCTCGGTTCATTCAACGATGGCGGATACGTAATGCATTCAGGCACATCAATGTCAACTCCTCACATAGCAGGCATCGTAGCACTCATCAAAGCGTCACACCCCGATTGGTCGCCAGCAGCCATTAAGTCCGTGCTTGTCACAactg CATGGCAGAACTATCCTGCGGTGAGGGGTCATCCGATATTCGCAGAAGGATCTCCTATAAAGCTAGCTGATCCATTCGATTACGGAGGAGGCATTGTGAACCCGAATGGAGCAATCAATCCGGGTCTCATCTACGACATGGGTACATCAGATTACGTGCAGTACCTATGTGCTATGGGTTACAATGGAAATAGCATTTCAACATTAGCAGGAAACAGCACAGTTTGCCCTAGCAAAGAGGCATCAATTTTGGACTTAAATCTACCTTCCATAACCATTCCTCATCTGAGAAATTCAGTTACAGTGAGCAGAAGAGTGAAAAATGTTGGAAACTCAACCTCCATTTACAGAGCAACAATTGTGGCTCCATTTGGGATTGATGTATCAGTAAATCCAAATGTTTTGACATTCAATGGTGAAACTAAGGAAATTGGATTCAGTGTGAGATTTAGAGCTAATGATATGGTGAATACTGGGTTTTATTTTGGTAGTCTTTCATGGAGTGATGGGTTACACATTGTGAAGATTCCATTGTCTGTTAGAACTGAGTTGTTACAGCTTTTCATTAATCAAAGTTAG
- the LOC136210912 gene encoding large ribosomal subunit protein uL11c: protein MASSSLSTYSPVSSSLRKISSNSNASNVNINLNLSSSFLASPISLSSSPKFSPRFFDTKTSLPYPSSRRRLSVIAMAPPKPSGKAKKVTGLIKLALEAGKATPAPPVGPALGAKGVNIMAFCKDYNAKTADKAGYIIPVEITVYDDRSFTFILKTPPASVLLLKAAGVEKGSKDPQLEKVGKITIEQLRTIAAEKLPDLNCSTIESAMRIIAGTAANMGIDIDPPVLEPKKKEVLL, encoded by the exons ATGGCGTCCTCTTCTCTTTCCACTTATTCTCCAGTTAGTTCTTCTCTACGAAAAATTAGTAGTAATAGCAATGCCAGTAATGTTAACATTAACCTAAACCTCTCCTCTTCATTTTTAGCTTCTCCCATTAGCTTATCTTCAAGCCCCAAGTTTTCTCCTCGATTTTTCGACACCAAAACCTCCCTTCCTTATCCCTCATCGAGAAGGCGTCTTTCAGTTATCGCAATGGCTCCTCCAAAGCCATCTGGAAAGGCCAAGAAAG TGACTGGACTTATAAAATTGGCTCTGGAGGCAGGGAAGGCAACCCCTGCACCTCCTGTTGGGCCAGCCCTTGGTGCTAAGGGTGTGAATATTATGGCTTTCTGTAAGGATTACAATGCCAAAACAGCTGATAAAGCCGGCTATATCATTCCTGTTGAAATTACAGTCTATGAT GATAGAAGCTTCACTTTCATTTTGAAGACACCACCTGCCTCTGTTCTACTACTTAAGGCTGCAG GAGTGGAGAAAGGATCCAAAGATCCCCAACTGGAGAAGGTGGGAAAGATCACAATTGAGCAGTTGCGTACAATAGCTGCTGAAAAGCTACCGGACTTGAATTGCAGCACAATCGAGTCAGCAATGAGAATCATAGCTGGCACAGCTGCTAACAtgggtattgatattgatcCTCCTGTTCTTGAACCCAAAAAGAAGGAAGTCTTGTTGTAA
- the LOC136214824 gene encoding brassinosteroid-responsive RING protein 1-like codes for MGLPSVLMKISTFFAINFLQKLVFFFMIVFIAALTRLGLLKQPEQDSTGEDETTNYVLLIDRRCPIPVPVSVDFLIALIKKKLVVKKFSSRIGGNGADEECICPVCLDSFKNTDEIRDLCNCDHIFHKECLDTWLDQGCITCPLCRSMLFPDNLLIAERKTLLAAADAINT; via the coding sequence ATGGGGCTTCCTTCTGTTCTCATGAAGATATCAACATTCTTTGCCATCAATTTCCTTCAGAAACTCGTGTTCTTCTTCATGATTGTGTTTATAGCTGCTCTGACTCGTCTGGGTCTGCTCAAGCAGCCGGAACAAGATTCTACCGGCGAGGATGAAACCACCAATTATGTTCTTCTAATTGACAGGCGATGCCCAATCCCAGTTCCTGTCTCTGTCGATTTTCTCATAGCCCTTATCAAGAAGAAACTTGTGGTGAAGAAATTCAGCAGCAGAATTGGGGGAAATGGTGCAGATGAAGAGTGCATTTGCCCTGTATGCTTAGATTCCTTCAAAAACACAGATGAAATCAGAGATCTCTGCAATTGTGATCATATATTTCATAAAGAATGCCTAGATACTTGGCTGGATCAAGGATGTATTACCTGTCCATTATGCAGATCCATGCTGTTTCCTGATAACTTATTGATTGCAGAGAGGAAAACTCTATTAGCTGCTGCTGATGCAATAAATACTTGA
- the LOC136214840 gene encoding histone H4: protein MSGRGKGGKGLGKGGAKRHRKVLRDNIQGITKPAIRRLARRGGVKRISGLIYEETRGVLKIFLENVIRDAVTYTEHARRKTVTAMDVVYALKRQGRTLYGFGG from the coding sequence atgtcAGGAAGAGGGAAGGGAGGAAAAGGATTGGGAAAGGGAGGAGCAAAGAGGCACAGGAAGGTTTTGAGAGATAACATTCAAGGTATAACCAAGCCTGCCATTcgaagattggctcgcagaggAGGTGTGAAGCGTATTAGCGGTCTAATTTACGAAGAGACCAGAGGCGTTCTCAAGATCTTTCTAGAGAATGTGATCCGCGATGCTGTCACCTACACTGAGCATGCTCGTAGAAAGACGGTTACTGCCATGGATGTTGTCTACGCTCTCAAGAGACAGGGACGCACTCTCTACGGCTTCGGTGGTTAA